Genomic segment of Sarcophilus harrisii chromosome 4, mSarHar1.11, whole genome shotgun sequence:
TAGAGTCAGCTCTAAGTTAGCTTGGATAAGTGCAGTGTGGCCTATGTTAGTATGTTTTCAGCCTCTTCCAGATGACAAAGCTGAGTGCAAAACCAGACCTAACAATTTCCAGTGCTTGGTTCACCAAATTTTATGCACAGTCTGGTATGTGGCAGTCACTGTGCTGGAAACTGAAGGTCACGGATACTAATACTAAAATATTCTCTCACTAGTTGTGCTGTTATTTGGCTGCCTGCTGAGACCTCATCATGTCTTCGCACAAGACTTTCAGAATTAAGAGGTTCCTTGCTAAAAAGCAGAAGCAGAATCGTCCCATCCCTCAATGGATTCGCATGAAAACTGGCAATAAGATTAGGTACAACTCGAAGAGGAGACACTGGAGAAGAACCAAGCTGGGGTTATAAAGAACTGTGACCATGGTGGCTTACGTTCACTCTTTCTCGTGTCCAAAACACCTTGCCATGTTACCACCCTGATTTTGCAAATTCCAAAGCAGCAAACAAAgcaaacttgtttaaaaaaattgcacttttgttttcatttattttattggttcAGTAATAAATGTGATTTTAAGTGAACATAACTGCTGTTTATATAAGTTTTAAactttgcaaagtgttttgttatTAACTAACCCACTTTTCAGAAAGGTCCAAAGACTTACAGTTAAGGAGAGGTGCTTGTTAGATAAGGAGGCTGAAACACATCATCAGTCAAGGAGTATACAAGAGAAATTTTGCTGGAAAAGAAAGCAGGCAGTTGTAAAAGTGAAACAGTTTGAATTTATTTCTGAACAGTTCAGGTGTTTCATTGCTGTTGACCCTTTGCCATAGGAACTAGATAAGACCCCATACAATCTTGTATGCAGTGATCCAGCAATTTCTCTACTCAGTATTTATAACCAAAGGTCAAAAATCCAAATATACCAGTTATTCAAAAGAGTAGTATTTATAGTAACAAAAGACCTAGAAACAGAGGAGCCTATCAGAATGACTAAACCAAGTGGTATGTGCATGTAATGAAAATATTTGTGGTCAGAAATGACAAGtatgaaaattcaaagaaatgagtAAGTTTTATATAACTTGATGCACAATAAGACAAACATAATTACGATAACATCAGATACAAATATCATGCATAGGTAATATCAACTAGCCAGTTTTAATttggctgggggagggggtagcaatgtaaaatcctggaaagataaattggagcCAGATtctaaaaggctttaaatgtcaaacagaagagtTGACCTTTTATCTTAGAGATAATAGGATATGTTATTGAAAAGAGCAATGAAATTGTTGGAcctgtaggtttttttttttaggaatatcaatttgacagCACTGGGGATTTTATATAGAGGGTGATAGTGGAAAGTAGagtgaagaggaaatgaaattacaagaaacatttgtctaattatatgccaacaaaacgggaaatgaatgaaaaaaaaaggattaaataacCCAATatcagaaaaagacattaagcAAGCCAAAATTAaatttaccaaaggaaaaaacTAGAACCAGATAGATGTCACAAGTGATTTCTCagacattcaaagaataattccAGTACAACACAAACTGCAATAAGAAAAGAGGTATCCTTTaaagtttttctaattttaattttttttgctgaggcaattggagttaaatgacttgcctaggatcacatagctaggaagtattaaatgtctgaggtcagatttgacctcaggtgctcctgacttaagggctggtggtctattcactgcatcacctagctgctcctctaaATCTTTGCATTATAAATGTGGTTTTGCTGTCTAAAACTAAGAAAACATGTGACAGCAGAGAATGAAAACTACAGACCATCAGCCCTAAAGATC
This window contains:
- the LOC100920732 gene encoding 60S ribosomal protein L39; amino-acid sequence: MSSHKTFRIKRFLAKKQKQNRPIPQWIRMKTGNKIRYNSKRRHWRRTKLGL